The following nucleotide sequence is from Euleptes europaea isolate rEulEur1 chromosome 3, rEulEur1.hap1, whole genome shotgun sequence.
tcaaagaggccattttctccaggtgaactgatctttgtcacctagagatcagttgtaataacaggagatctccagccgccaccaggaggttggcaactcagccaggccccatctggcagttggaaaccccaCTGCTCTGTTCTAGAgccaaaatgaagaaaaaatatgCCATTTTGAGCTGTTGGATTTTGTGGCACTTTCAATGTCTCCCAGTTCAAGGTCTCTGCATTGTGGTCATTTTGCATAAGTAGCCAAAGTTACCACCCCCAATTTCATTGTATATAATAGATAATAGACTTCAAGTAGTCAGAATTGCCCCCTGCTGGAGAGGAAGTATTTGCAGAAAGAACAGGGTTTGTTTGGTGTTGTTTTGCAGAGAACTTCCATGCACCTTACTCATTCACCGCATGCGTGGGCATGTTTTAGTGCAACCAGTttgagagcagagagagagagagagagagatctttaaGTCAAACACCACCACCAATTCAGCTATTCCAACTGCAGATTCCAGAAATGTCCAGATCCTATTTAAAACACACTGTAGATCACCAGCCGCAGATATTTCGTGGAGGGCTCATCCAGCCTCATCCAGCTATTTCCAAGCCATCAATGCCAATGCCAAGGCAAGAGCCACCATTCCCAGAAGCCTCTCTGGCGCTGAAGGGCCCCCTGCTCGGTTGCAGAAAGAAGTCTTGCAACATTCTGCAAAGGATTCTGTCCAGGTCAGCAGGGAATAGTAACCGCTGCACATGGTCTCCGTGCCACAGCCCTTCTGGATGGTTATACTTCGGTTCTCTGGAAAAGGTTAAAGAGAATCTTAAagatgggtgtggggggaggggagcatccaaaacacaacatcctggccttttatgcatggctgtttccctcgtgtcacccctccaacgaattcaggtctttgggttgattatgcatgccatatctggccgtcagaggtcacctcgctctccccctgcgtttctgcGCATATTGTCCGTGtgttcaaatttgtgataaaacgggtccctgaaaacgcgggcaaaacacagggaaatgctgggggagagcaaggcgacctctgacagtcggaagcGGCCAtgcaaaatcaaatcaaaaactGAAGTCGTCgcaggggtgacggcgagggaaacagccacgcataaaaggccccTGAAATCTGTAGCACGTTTTACACAGCGGCACTAGAGGGCGCTGTGAACCAACTACTGGGGAATTTCCTTTCCAGAAAGACGGAGTTTGTGAAATGGAACAGCTCCAAGATGCTTCACTGTCCTTAGATGGGGGCTTCCCTATAAAAAGAGAGCAGAGCTGGCCATCAGCTGACAATTTCATTTCCaacacaaaaccagaagtgagTTTCAAGGAGCCCAAATGATCTCTGAAAGATCCCACCTCACCCTTAGCTTTCATGCAATACTTGACTCAGGTTTGTTCCTGTCTACCAACCATATTGGGTATTTACTTTGGCGTcttctttgggggggaggggtcgtCTTTTTGTTGGCTGTGTGATCCGGATGATTAAGGATCCCACAGCCACTGAAATGACATCGTAGTGCTTCACAGCTAATCAAGTTTGTGATAATATTGCTAGCACAGAGACTGATTGAAAACCGTAAAACCTGGAGAAACTCATGCAGAGGCTCAGCGGGCAGCCTCCTCTGTGGATGGCTACCTTGGGCtcactgggaatgtttagttACCAAATTTATTTCACATAGCTCACTGATAGTTCTCTGAAGAACACATTTCTGCGTTCACCGTAGTTGTTCAATAGTTGTGTGGAAAGTGAATTTCAACATCCGCAACTTGGCTGATCATTGCAAAATTCCCCCCTTCTGCACAACTCTCTgagggagaagagccctgccTTCCACTCACCCTACCAagcagcctccctgcctgcctcaAATCCCCTCCTTACCTCGGTTCATGACATGCACACATCGATCCATGACCCCTGTACAGTCCAAGGGCTGCAGTTTGTTCCGGGCACACTCCCCTAGCCCTGCATCCCGGCAGGTATAGCACTGCAAGCCGTTGGGATCTCCAGCAGGGATGTCTGTGGAGGGGAAAGACAGAGACTCTGCAGGAGTCTTGAGGCTCAAGGAGATACTGTGATTCCTAATGGCAAGAGCAGGAGGAAGCGGGAGCAGTGGAAGAACAGCCAAGGGCCAGCAGGGATGGGACCTCTGGGTTTTCTCCTAAGCTGCAAAAAGTGGGTTTGAACTCTCAATGAGTGTCCTGCCTTCGCCGGGATCCCAAAATTGCACTTCAGTGCTGAAATTTAAAAACCAAGATGCAAAGGAAAATATTAAATTGGGCACACCAACTACAGCAATGCTGATTACACCCCTTTGGGAGGGTGGTGGGTGGATGGGGCAATATTTAGAAAATATGATCCAATCAAAAACATTCCTGCCGGCCACATTAGTTCAACTCACTTTCAACTCATTCCACTGCAAGAATAGAGAAGAGTGCAGGTTGTTATTGCTGAGGGGGGTTGTTTCTCTGATCGTACTCGAGTGACCCTTTAACACAAAGTTTTCAGACCCAGTGAGAGTATCACCAATTTGCTATAGATGGGTTGATGTTGCAACCCAGTCTCCGCTTTGGGTCTCTCATACCCCTCCCATTCAATCTCAATGCCCAGAGAAAATTCCTGGTGGATTGTGCCCTAAATTGCCCTAATTCACTAGCTTCAGGGTTTGCTCCCACAAACAGCTAGTCTGGACAGGTTctgtaggccaggggtggggaacgtcaggcccgggggctgtataaggcccgcgaaatcatttggtctggcccttcgtgggttctggcagatctctagctcagaaggatctaagactggtgatctgccccctcccgctgacaggaaaagcctctattcaaggcggatgtgagtttgttttgccgagaaaaggaaccttttcccccccttgcagaagagtcgttcgctatggagctgctaggaccgcccaagaaactgctaaccctttcccacctgggccatggagaaatgtattccctctgtactacaagagggctggggcagaattggtgacaatggagaggttaaaggagGAAGGCCAGAATGGGGtgagtttttagccagtgtgtcctaatttcacccctgcaggcagaggtagcaggagccggctgaaGAATCCGGCCCCAGccatgcaaagcaggagcaactccagcgtgcggctggacggctatgcctggcaggtgcaatagaccatcctgtgccaccaggtgggcgagtgcaccaccggttggactcctgcctgcttgcccatgccgggggggggtcatctggggcagctgcctgcttggggcttagttggcgaatttttaagttgataattttgtatggcccacaaatgatgttataaatatccaaatggcccttggctgaaaaaaggttccccacccctgctgtaggcaCACCGTTATTATCAGTTTTGAAACACCGTTATTATCAGCATTACCTTGGAAAGTCCCATTGTTACAGTTGGAGCCACGGCAGACTTTTTGATCAACGAAAGCAAAATGGCTCCCGGTCTGGTAGGCCACTTGCAAGTCATGAAGGGAATCGGCTCCACACCCCTTGATGATGGGTTCTAATCCTTCACCTGAAAAGAGGTACCGTTGCTGATGTTTACAACCCTGGCCAATGGTCCTATGCTCTGTTCTAATATATACAGCAAAAAAGATTGCACGGGGCCACATGCACCCCCAATAtcggctaaacacaaatccagaaaacgcaggggaaacccgcggaaacgtgtggggagagcaaggcgacctctgacgatcagaaaatgcaagcataatcaaaagcaaagccctgaagtagtcggcggggtgactgtgaggaaacagccctgcataaaaggcctaagtccTCTTCCAACAGATGCTTCATTTCACTAGAAAACTGTATTTGTtactttattaaatatataccaGTACTACAGCATCTCcagagttttgggaggggttTAGCACTGTAATTCTTGAATTCTTACTTCACTGTCTCGTGGGATCGCAAACGGCGATTGTGCCGAAGTTTTGCAACTACAGAGGTAAATCTGCAGTTATAAATACATGTTACCACCCTTTTGTGCAAAACTTAAACTAGACTGGATCAGAGATTCAAAACCCAGTGAGAGGATATTTAAATTGTTGTAATATTGTAGAATGTATAATGAAATGTCTAATTTGATGTCCAGGTAATGTTTTGTAATTACTCTTCTATTTGGGTGCCTGAAAGAAGGTTGGTCAGAAGAGAAATGGATCTACTAATGAACTAATCTATAGAAGCTCAAGATTCCCAGTTTTGATGTTGCTGATACTTATCTGGATTGCAAAAAGTGCTATTGTGAACGGTTCCTGGGCTGTGGCTGCGGTCCTTTTACCAGCACCTATTGGCTGGTACCTGAGCCATCACTTGTCATGACTGACATCTCCCTTCGACACCACAGCTGTGTGTGGACTGCTGAATCATCTCACTCGATAAAATTAATATCCACTTCTGTAGTACCTGGCAGGAAGTGCTGAGATATTTGCACACATGTGTCCATTGTCCCAAAGCATGGCTGCGAGGGAGCATTCGGGCCACATTCGGCTGCACTCCCGATACAACTCTGACACTCCACACCGTTTTTTGACCCTTCAGTGCTGGCTACAGAGAAAcatgggggaaggggcaggagagagagaaggagatcaTCAGATTACATTACTGAGACTATAGTTGCTAATTTTGAACCCCTAACTAATCTTTTTGCAGGTTTTTGCCTAACTCTATTTTTTTGGAAATAGAAGCTCCCATCTTTGTGAGCttgaaaaaaaacacctctctggTAATAtaaggcagtgtggtgtaatggtgagattatcagactaggatttgggagacccaggttcaaatctccactcagccatggaagttcaccaggtgaccttaggccagtcacacacactcagcctaacctacctcacagggttgctgtgaggataaaatggaggagaggagaatggtgttgtGAGCCACACTGGGTccccagaaaggcaggatataagcaAAGTAACGTGAGGAAAGAAACATTTtggctctcactctctctctgttTACCTTGACAACTCTTTTTTGGCAGTTTGACTGAATCCAAGACATTTTTGTGTCTGAGGTGGAAAATCCACACTCGCCATTTCTCTGGTCTtgggctaaccctaacccttcatTCCAGTAGTGTTTGTGCCACAGAAGGAGG
It contains:
- the LOC130475794 gene encoding urokinase plasminogen activator surface receptor-like; translated protein: MRCDCKAGGLKCHKCLTRGGRCSEEEVEVCRPGQDSCSVEIKWYTGLDADTVKQGCGSSNYCRRYPGGYKGFLFRRMHCCSTDLCVPAEHHASTEGSKNGVECQSCIGSAAECGPNAPSQPCFGTMDTCVQISQHFLPGEGLEPIIKGCGADSLHDLQVAYQTGSHFAFVDQKVCRGSNCNNGTFQDIPAGDPNGLQCYTCRDAGLGECARNKLQPLDCTGVMDRCVHVMNRENRSITIQKGCGTETMCSGYYSLLTWTESFAECCKTSFCNRAGGPSAPERLLGMVALALALALMAWK